In a single window of the Mus musculus strain C57BL/6J chromosome 6, GRCm38.p6 C57BL/6J genome:
- the Irf5 gene encoding interferon regulatory factor 5 isoform 3 (isoform 3 is encoded by transcript variant 3) yields MNHSAPGIPPPPRRVRLKPWLVAQVNSCQYPGLQWVNGEKKLFYIPWRHATRHGPSQDGDNTIFKAWAKETGKYTEGVDEADPAKWKANLRCALNKSRDFQLFYDGPRDMPPQPYKIYEVCSNGPAPTESQPTDDYVLGEEEEEEEEELQRMLPGLSITEPALPGPPNAPYSLPKEDTKWPPALQPPVGLGPPVPDPNLLAPPSGNPAGFRQLLPEVLEPGPLASSQPPTEPLLPDLLISPHMLPLTDLEIKFQYRGRAPRTLTISNPQGCRLFYSQLEATQEQVELFGPVTLEQVRFPSPEDIPSDKQRFYTNQLLDVLDRGLILQLQGQDLYAIRLCQCKVFWSGPCALAHGSCPNPIQREVKTKLFSLEQFLNELILFQKGQTNTPPPFEIFFCFGEEWPDVKPREKKLITVQVVPVAARLLLEMFSGELSWSADSIRLQISNPDLKDHMKEVHQETSSPPTTSDRLQPSLKTALFLPHIPNRDSLGCLGG; encoded by the exons ATGAACCACTCAGCCCCAGGGATTCCCCCACCACCCCGCCGTGTGAGGCTGAagccctggttggtggcccaggtgAACAGCTGCCAGTACCCAGGGCTTCAGTGGGTCAACGGGGAAAAGAAACTCTTCTATATACCCTGGCGCCATGCCACGAGGCATGGTCCCAGCCAGGATGGGGACAACACCATCTTCAAG GCCTGGGCTAAAGAGACAGGGAAGTACACTGAAGGGGTGGATGAGGCTGACCCAGCCAAGTGGAAGGCCAACCTGCGCTGTGCCCTTAACAAAAGCCGTGACTTCCAGCTGTTCTATGATGGCCCTCGGGACATGCCACCTCAGCCGTACAAGATCTACGAGGTCTGCTCCAACGGCCCTGCTCCCACAG AGAGCCAACCCACTGATGATTACGttctgggagaagaggaggaggaggaagaggaagag CTCCAGAGAATGCTACCAGGCCTGAGCATCACAG AGCCTGCGCTACCTGGGCCTCCCAACGCACCCTATTCCTTACCCAAAGAAGACACCAAGTGGCCACCTGCTCTCCAGCCACCTGTAGGGCTGGGTCCCCCTGTCCCAGACCCAAATCTCCTGGCCCCTCCCTCTGGAAATCCTGCTGGCTTCAGGCAGCTTCTCCCTGAGGTCCTGGAGCCTGGACCTCTGGCTTCCAGCCAGCCCCCTACAGAACCACTCTTGCCTGACCTGCTGATCAGCCCCCACATGTTGCCTT TGACGGACCTAGAGATCAAGTTCCAGTACCGGGGACGCGCACCCCGGACCCTCACCATCAGCAACCCACAAGGCTGCAGGCTCTTCTACAGCCAGCTAGAGGCTACCCAGGAGCAAGTGGAACTCTTTGGCCCTGTGACCCTGGAGCAAGTGCGCTTCCCTAGCCCAGAGGACATCCCCAGTGACAAGCAGCGTTTCTATACGAACCAGCTGCTAGATGTCCTGGACCGTGGGCTCATCCTGCAGCTGCAGGGCCAGGACCTGTACGCCATCCGTCTGTGCCAGTGTAAGGTGTTCTGGAGTGGGCCCTGCGCCTTGGCCCATGGCTCCTGCCCCAACCCCATTCAGCGGGAAGTCAAGACGAAGCTCTTTAGCCTAGAGCAGTTTCTCAATG AGCTCATCCTGTTCCAGAAGGGCCAGACTAATACCCCACCaccttttgagatcttcttttgCTTTGGAGAAGAATGGCCTGATGTCAAACCCCGAGAGAAGAAGCTCATTACTGTACAG GTGGTACCTGTTGCAGCCCGGTTGCTGCTGGAGATGTTCTCAGGGGAGCTTTCTTGGTCGGCAGACAGCATCCGACTGCAGATCTCAAACCCGGATCTCAAAGACCACATG aaagaaGTTCACCAGGAAACTAGTTCCCCTCCCACCACGTCGGACAGGCTCCAGCCATCCTTAAAAACCGCGCTGTTTCTCCCTCACATCCCAAACAGGGACTCCTTAGGATGCCTTGGAGGGTGA
- the Irf5 gene encoding interferon regulatory factor 5 isoform X3: MNHSAPGIPPPPRRVRLKPWLVAQVNSCQYPGLQWVNGEKKLFYIPWRHATRHGPSQDGDNTIFKAWAKETGKYTEGVDEADPAKWKANLRCALNKSRDFQLFYDGPRDMPPQPYKIYEVCSNGPAPTESQPTDDYVLGEEEEEEEEELQRMLPGLSITEPALPGPPNAPYSLPKEDTKWPPALQPPVGLGPPVPDPNLLAPPSGNPAGFRQLLPEVLEPGPLASSQPPTEPLLPDLLISPHMLPLTDLEIKFQYRGRAPRTLTISNPQGCRLFYSQLEATQEQVELFGPVTLEQVRFPSPEDIPSDKQRFYTNQLLDVLDRGLILQLQGQDLYAIRLCQCKVFWSGPCALAHGSCPNPIQREVKTKLFSLEQFLNELILFQKGQTNTPPPFEIFFCFGEEWPDVKPREKKLITVQVVPVAARLLLEMFSGELSWSADSIRLQISNPDLKDHMVEQFKELHHLWQSQQQLQPMVQAPPVAGLDASQGPWPMHPVGMQ; the protein is encoded by the exons ATGAACCACTCAGCCCCAGGGATTCCCCCACCACCCCGCCGTGTGAGGCTGAagccctggttggtggcccaggtgAACAGCTGCCAGTACCCAGGGCTTCAGTGGGTCAACGGGGAAAAGAAACTCTTCTATATACCCTGGCGCCATGCCACGAGGCATGGTCCCAGCCAGGATGGGGACAACACCATCTTCAAG GCCTGGGCTAAAGAGACAGGGAAGTACACTGAAGGGGTGGATGAGGCTGACCCAGCCAAGTGGAAGGCCAACCTGCGCTGTGCCCTTAACAAAAGCCGTGACTTCCAGCTGTTCTATGATGGCCCTCGGGACATGCCACCTCAGCCGTACAAGATCTACGAGGTCTGCTCCAACGGCCCTGCTCCCACAG AGAGCCAACCCACTGATGATTACGttctgggagaagaggaggaggaggaagaggaagag CTCCAGAGAATGCTACCAGGCCTGAGCATCACAG AGCCTGCGCTACCTGGGCCTCCCAACGCACCCTATTCCTTACCCAAAGAAGACACCAAGTGGCCACCTGCTCTCCAGCCACCTGTAGGGCTGGGTCCCCCTGTCCCAGACCCAAATCTCCTGGCCCCTCCCTCTGGAAATCCTGCTGGCTTCAGGCAGCTTCTCCCTGAGGTCCTGGAGCCTGGACCTCTGGCTTCCAGCCAGCCCCCTACAGAACCACTCTTGCCTGACCTGCTGATCAGCCCCCACATGTTGCCTT TGACGGACCTAGAGATCAAGTTCCAGTACCGGGGACGCGCACCCCGGACCCTCACCATCAGCAACCCACAAGGCTGCAGGCTCTTCTACAGCCAGCTAGAGGCTACCCAGGAGCAAGTGGAACTCTTTGGCCCTGTGACCCTGGAGCAAGTGCGCTTCCCTAGCCCAGAGGACATCCCCAGTGACAAGCAGCGTTTCTATACGAACCAGCTGCTAGATGTCCTGGACCGTGGGCTCATCCTGCAGCTGCAGGGCCAGGACCTGTACGCCATCCGTCTGTGCCAGTGTAAGGTGTTCTGGAGTGGGCCCTGCGCCTTGGCCCATGGCTCCTGCCCCAACCCCATTCAGCGGGAAGTCAAGACGAAGCTCTTTAGCCTAGAGCAGTTTCTCAATG AGCTCATCCTGTTCCAGAAGGGCCAGACTAATACCCCACCaccttttgagatcttcttttgCTTTGGAGAAGAATGGCCTGATGTCAAACCCCGAGAGAAGAAGCTCATTACTGTACAG GTGGTACCTGTTGCAGCCCGGTTGCTGCTGGAGATGTTCTCAGGGGAGCTTTCTTGGTCGGCAGACAGCATCCGACTGCAGATCTCAAACCCGGATCTCAAAGACCACATGGTAGAGCAGTTTAAAGAGCTTCATCACCTCTGGCAGTCCCAGCAGCAATTGCAGCCCATGGTCCAGGCCCCTCCTGTGGCAGGCCTCGATGCAAGCCAGGGGCCCTGGCCCATGCACCCAGTTGGCATGCAATAA
- the Irf5 gene encoding interferon regulatory factor 5 isoform X4, with protein sequence MPRGMVPARMGTTPSSRPGLKRQGSTLKGWMRLTQPSGRPTCAVPLTKAVTSSCSMMALGTCHLSRTRSTRSAPTALLPQLQRMLPGLSITEPALPGPPNAPYSLPKEDTKWPPALQPPVGLGPPVPDPNLLAPPSGNPAGFRQLLPEVLEPGPLASSQPPTEPLLPDLLISPHMLPLTDLEIKFQYRGRAPRTLTISNPQGCRLFYSQLEATQEQVELFGPVTLEQVRFPSPEDIPSDKQRFYTNQLLDVLDRGLILQLQGQDLYAIRLCQCKVFWSGPCALAHGSCPNPIQREVKTKLFSLEQFLNELILFQKGQTNTPPPFEIFFCFGEEWPDVKPREKKLITVQVVPVAARLLLEMFSGELSWSADSIRLQISNPDLKDHMVEQFKELHHLWQSQQQLQPMVQAPPVAGLDASQGPWPMHPVGMQ encoded by the exons ATGCCACGAGGCATGGTCCCAGCCAGGATGGGGACAACACCATCTTCAAG GCCTGGGCTAAAGAGACAGGGAAGTACACTGAAGGGGTGGATGAGGCTGACCCAGCCAAGTGGAAGGCCAACCTGCGCTGTGCCCTTAACAAAAGCCGTGACTTCCAGCTGTTCTATGATGGCCCTCGGGACATGCCACCTCAGCCGTACAAGATCTACGAGGTCTGCTCCAACGGCCCTGCTCCCACAG CTCCAGAGAATGCTACCAGGCCTGAGCATCACAG AGCCTGCGCTACCTGGGCCTCCCAACGCACCCTATTCCTTACCCAAAGAAGACACCAAGTGGCCACCTGCTCTCCAGCCACCTGTAGGGCTGGGTCCCCCTGTCCCAGACCCAAATCTCCTGGCCCCTCCCTCTGGAAATCCTGCTGGCTTCAGGCAGCTTCTCCCTGAGGTCCTGGAGCCTGGACCTCTGGCTTCCAGCCAGCCCCCTACAGAACCACTCTTGCCTGACCTGCTGATCAGCCCCCACATGTTGCCTT TGACGGACCTAGAGATCAAGTTCCAGTACCGGGGACGCGCACCCCGGACCCTCACCATCAGCAACCCACAAGGCTGCAGGCTCTTCTACAGCCAGCTAGAGGCTACCCAGGAGCAAGTGGAACTCTTTGGCCCTGTGACCCTGGAGCAAGTGCGCTTCCCTAGCCCAGAGGACATCCCCAGTGACAAGCAGCGTTTCTATACGAACCAGCTGCTAGATGTCCTGGACCGTGGGCTCATCCTGCAGCTGCAGGGCCAGGACCTGTACGCCATCCGTCTGTGCCAGTGTAAGGTGTTCTGGAGTGGGCCCTGCGCCTTGGCCCATGGCTCCTGCCCCAACCCCATTCAGCGGGAAGTCAAGACGAAGCTCTTTAGCCTAGAGCAGTTTCTCAATG AGCTCATCCTGTTCCAGAAGGGCCAGACTAATACCCCACCaccttttgagatcttcttttgCTTTGGAGAAGAATGGCCTGATGTCAAACCCCGAGAGAAGAAGCTCATTACTGTACAG GTGGTACCTGTTGCAGCCCGGTTGCTGCTGGAGATGTTCTCAGGGGAGCTTTCTTGGTCGGCAGACAGCATCCGACTGCAGATCTCAAACCCGGATCTCAAAGACCACATGGTAGAGCAGTTTAAAGAGCTTCATCACCTCTGGCAGTCCCAGCAGCAATTGCAGCCCATGGTCCAGGCCCCTCCTGTGGCAGGCCTCGATGCAAGCCAGGGGCCCTGGCCCATGCACCCAGTTGGCATGCAATAA
- the Irf5 gene encoding interferon regulatory factor 5 isoform 1 (isoform 1 is encoded by transcript variant 1): MLQNPKPFAMNHSAPGIPPPPRRVRLKPWLVAQVNSCQYPGLQWVNGEKKLFYIPWRHATRHGPSQDGDNTIFKAWAKETGKYTEGVDEADPAKWKANLRCALNKSRDFQLFYDGPRDMPPQPYKIYEVCSNGPAPTESQPTDDYVLGEEEEEEEEELQRMLPGLSITEPALPGPPNAPYSLPKEDTKWPPALQPPVGLGPPVPDPNLLAPPSGNPAGFRQLLPEVLEPGPLASSQPPTEPLLPDLLISPHMLPLTDLEIKFQYRGRAPRTLTISNPQGCRLFYSQLEATQEQVELFGPVTLEQVRFPSPEDIPSDKQRFYTNQLLDVLDRGLILQLQGQDLYAIRLCQCKVFWSGPCALAHGSCPNPIQREVKTKLFSLEQFLNELILFQKGQTNTPPPFEIFFCFGEEWPDVKPREKKLITVQVVPVAARLLLEMFSGELSWSADSIRLQISNPDLKDHMVEQFKELHHLWQSQQQLQPMVQAPPVAGLDASQGPWPMHPVGMQ; this comes from the exons AGCCCTTTGCCATGAACCACTCAGCCCCAGGGATTCCCCCACCACCCCGCCGTGTGAGGCTGAagccctggttggtggcccaggtgAACAGCTGCCAGTACCCAGGGCTTCAGTGGGTCAACGGGGAAAAGAAACTCTTCTATATACCCTGGCGCCATGCCACGAGGCATGGTCCCAGCCAGGATGGGGACAACACCATCTTCAAG GCCTGGGCTAAAGAGACAGGGAAGTACACTGAAGGGGTGGATGAGGCTGACCCAGCCAAGTGGAAGGCCAACCTGCGCTGTGCCCTTAACAAAAGCCGTGACTTCCAGCTGTTCTATGATGGCCCTCGGGACATGCCACCTCAGCCGTACAAGATCTACGAGGTCTGCTCCAACGGCCCTGCTCCCACAG AGAGCCAACCCACTGATGATTACGttctgggagaagaggaggaggaggaagaggaagag CTCCAGAGAATGCTACCAGGCCTGAGCATCACAG AGCCTGCGCTACCTGGGCCTCCCAACGCACCCTATTCCTTACCCAAAGAAGACACCAAGTGGCCACCTGCTCTCCAGCCACCTGTAGGGCTGGGTCCCCCTGTCCCAGACCCAAATCTCCTGGCCCCTCCCTCTGGAAATCCTGCTGGCTTCAGGCAGCTTCTCCCTGAGGTCCTGGAGCCTGGACCTCTGGCTTCCAGCCAGCCCCCTACAGAACCACTCTTGCCTGACCTGCTGATCAGCCCCCACATGTTGCCTT TGACGGACCTAGAGATCAAGTTCCAGTACCGGGGACGCGCACCCCGGACCCTCACCATCAGCAACCCACAAGGCTGCAGGCTCTTCTACAGCCAGCTAGAGGCTACCCAGGAGCAAGTGGAACTCTTTGGCCCTGTGACCCTGGAGCAAGTGCGCTTCCCTAGCCCAGAGGACATCCCCAGTGACAAGCAGCGTTTCTATACGAACCAGCTGCTAGATGTCCTGGACCGTGGGCTCATCCTGCAGCTGCAGGGCCAGGACCTGTACGCCATCCGTCTGTGCCAGTGTAAGGTGTTCTGGAGTGGGCCCTGCGCCTTGGCCCATGGCTCCTGCCCCAACCCCATTCAGCGGGAAGTCAAGACGAAGCTCTTTAGCCTAGAGCAGTTTCTCAATG AGCTCATCCTGTTCCAGAAGGGCCAGACTAATACCCCACCaccttttgagatcttcttttgCTTTGGAGAAGAATGGCCTGATGTCAAACCCCGAGAGAAGAAGCTCATTACTGTACAG GTGGTACCTGTTGCAGCCCGGTTGCTGCTGGAGATGTTCTCAGGGGAGCTTTCTTGGTCGGCAGACAGCATCCGACTGCAGATCTCAAACCCGGATCTCAAAGACCACATGGTAGAGCAGTTTAAAGAGCTTCATCACCTCTGGCAGTCCCAGCAGCAATTGCAGCCCATGGTCCAGGCCCCTCCTGTGGCAGGCCTCGATGCAAGCCAGGGGCCCTGGCCCATGCACCCAGTTGGCATGCAATAA
- the Irf5 gene encoding interferon regulatory factor 5 isoform X2, producing the protein MLMPTAEPFAMNHSAPGIPPPPRRVRLKPWLVAQVNSCQYPGLQWVNGEKKLFYIPWRHATRHGPSQDGDNTIFKAWAKETGKYTEGVDEADPAKWKANLRCALNKSRDFQLFYDGPRDMPPQPYKIYEVCSNGPAPTESQPTDDYVLGEEEEEEEEELQRMLPGLSITEPALPGPPNAPYSLPKEDTKWPPALQPPVGLGPPVPDPNLLAPPSGNPAGFRQLLPEVLEPGPLASSQPPTEPLLPDLLISPHMLPLTDLEIKFQYRGRAPRTLTISNPQGCRLFYSQLEATQEQVELFGPVTLEQVRFPSPEDIPSDKQRFYTNQLLDVLDRGLILQLQGQDLYAIRLCQCKVFWSGPCALAHGSCPNPIQREVKTKLFSLEQFLNELILFQKGQTNTPPPFEIFFCFGEEWPDVKPREKKLITVQVVPVAARLLLEMFSGELSWSADSIRLQISNPDLKDHMVEQFKELHHLWQSQQQLQPMVQAPPVAGLDASQGPWPMHPVGMQ; encoded by the exons AGCCCTTTGCCATGAACCACTCAGCCCCAGGGATTCCCCCACCACCCCGCCGTGTGAGGCTGAagccctggttggtggcccaggtgAACAGCTGCCAGTACCCAGGGCTTCAGTGGGTCAACGGGGAAAAGAAACTCTTCTATATACCCTGGCGCCATGCCACGAGGCATGGTCCCAGCCAGGATGGGGACAACACCATCTTCAAG GCCTGGGCTAAAGAGACAGGGAAGTACACTGAAGGGGTGGATGAGGCTGACCCAGCCAAGTGGAAGGCCAACCTGCGCTGTGCCCTTAACAAAAGCCGTGACTTCCAGCTGTTCTATGATGGCCCTCGGGACATGCCACCTCAGCCGTACAAGATCTACGAGGTCTGCTCCAACGGCCCTGCTCCCACAG AGAGCCAACCCACTGATGATTACGttctgggagaagaggaggaggaggaagaggaagag CTCCAGAGAATGCTACCAGGCCTGAGCATCACAG AGCCTGCGCTACCTGGGCCTCCCAACGCACCCTATTCCTTACCCAAAGAAGACACCAAGTGGCCACCTGCTCTCCAGCCACCTGTAGGGCTGGGTCCCCCTGTCCCAGACCCAAATCTCCTGGCCCCTCCCTCTGGAAATCCTGCTGGCTTCAGGCAGCTTCTCCCTGAGGTCCTGGAGCCTGGACCTCTGGCTTCCAGCCAGCCCCCTACAGAACCACTCTTGCCTGACCTGCTGATCAGCCCCCACATGTTGCCTT TGACGGACCTAGAGATCAAGTTCCAGTACCGGGGACGCGCACCCCGGACCCTCACCATCAGCAACCCACAAGGCTGCAGGCTCTTCTACAGCCAGCTAGAGGCTACCCAGGAGCAAGTGGAACTCTTTGGCCCTGTGACCCTGGAGCAAGTGCGCTTCCCTAGCCCAGAGGACATCCCCAGTGACAAGCAGCGTTTCTATACGAACCAGCTGCTAGATGTCCTGGACCGTGGGCTCATCCTGCAGCTGCAGGGCCAGGACCTGTACGCCATCCGTCTGTGCCAGTGTAAGGTGTTCTGGAGTGGGCCCTGCGCCTTGGCCCATGGCTCCTGCCCCAACCCCATTCAGCGGGAAGTCAAGACGAAGCTCTTTAGCCTAGAGCAGTTTCTCAATG AGCTCATCCTGTTCCAGAAGGGCCAGACTAATACCCCACCaccttttgagatcttcttttgCTTTGGAGAAGAATGGCCTGATGTCAAACCCCGAGAGAAGAAGCTCATTACTGTACAG GTGGTACCTGTTGCAGCCCGGTTGCTGCTGGAGATGTTCTCAGGGGAGCTTTCTTGGTCGGCAGACAGCATCCGACTGCAGATCTCAAACCCGGATCTCAAAGACCACATGGTAGAGCAGTTTAAAGAGCTTCATCACCTCTGGCAGTCCCAGCAGCAATTGCAGCCCATGGTCCAGGCCCCTCCTGTGGCAGGCCTCGATGCAAGCCAGGGGCCCTGGCCCATGCACCCAGTTGGCATGCAATAA
- the Irf5 gene encoding interferon regulatory factor 5 isoform X1 — protein MPWSVAPSTPARSGSPAPGGRGLEPFAMNHSAPGIPPPPRRVRLKPWLVAQVNSCQYPGLQWVNGEKKLFYIPWRHATRHGPSQDGDNTIFKAWAKETGKYTEGVDEADPAKWKANLRCALNKSRDFQLFYDGPRDMPPQPYKIYEVCSNGPAPTESQPTDDYVLGEEEEEEEEELQRMLPGLSITEPALPGPPNAPYSLPKEDTKWPPALQPPVGLGPPVPDPNLLAPPSGNPAGFRQLLPEVLEPGPLASSQPPTEPLLPDLLISPHMLPLTDLEIKFQYRGRAPRTLTISNPQGCRLFYSQLEATQEQVELFGPVTLEQVRFPSPEDIPSDKQRFYTNQLLDVLDRGLILQLQGQDLYAIRLCQCKVFWSGPCALAHGSCPNPIQREVKTKLFSLEQFLNELILFQKGQTNTPPPFEIFFCFGEEWPDVKPREKKLITVQVVPVAARLLLEMFSGELSWSADSIRLQISNPDLKDHMVEQFKELHHLWQSQQQLQPMVQAPPVAGLDASQGPWPMHPVGMQ, from the exons AGCCCTTTGCCATGAACCACTCAGCCCCAGGGATTCCCCCACCACCCCGCCGTGTGAGGCTGAagccctggttggtggcccaggtgAACAGCTGCCAGTACCCAGGGCTTCAGTGGGTCAACGGGGAAAAGAAACTCTTCTATATACCCTGGCGCCATGCCACGAGGCATGGTCCCAGCCAGGATGGGGACAACACCATCTTCAAG GCCTGGGCTAAAGAGACAGGGAAGTACACTGAAGGGGTGGATGAGGCTGACCCAGCCAAGTGGAAGGCCAACCTGCGCTGTGCCCTTAACAAAAGCCGTGACTTCCAGCTGTTCTATGATGGCCCTCGGGACATGCCACCTCAGCCGTACAAGATCTACGAGGTCTGCTCCAACGGCCCTGCTCCCACAG AGAGCCAACCCACTGATGATTACGttctgggagaagaggaggaggaggaagaggaagag CTCCAGAGAATGCTACCAGGCCTGAGCATCACAG AGCCTGCGCTACCTGGGCCTCCCAACGCACCCTATTCCTTACCCAAAGAAGACACCAAGTGGCCACCTGCTCTCCAGCCACCTGTAGGGCTGGGTCCCCCTGTCCCAGACCCAAATCTCCTGGCCCCTCCCTCTGGAAATCCTGCTGGCTTCAGGCAGCTTCTCCCTGAGGTCCTGGAGCCTGGACCTCTGGCTTCCAGCCAGCCCCCTACAGAACCACTCTTGCCTGACCTGCTGATCAGCCCCCACATGTTGCCTT TGACGGACCTAGAGATCAAGTTCCAGTACCGGGGACGCGCACCCCGGACCCTCACCATCAGCAACCCACAAGGCTGCAGGCTCTTCTACAGCCAGCTAGAGGCTACCCAGGAGCAAGTGGAACTCTTTGGCCCTGTGACCCTGGAGCAAGTGCGCTTCCCTAGCCCAGAGGACATCCCCAGTGACAAGCAGCGTTTCTATACGAACCAGCTGCTAGATGTCCTGGACCGTGGGCTCATCCTGCAGCTGCAGGGCCAGGACCTGTACGCCATCCGTCTGTGCCAGTGTAAGGTGTTCTGGAGTGGGCCCTGCGCCTTGGCCCATGGCTCCTGCCCCAACCCCATTCAGCGGGAAGTCAAGACGAAGCTCTTTAGCCTAGAGCAGTTTCTCAATG AGCTCATCCTGTTCCAGAAGGGCCAGACTAATACCCCACCaccttttgagatcttcttttgCTTTGGAGAAGAATGGCCTGATGTCAAACCCCGAGAGAAGAAGCTCATTACTGTACAG GTGGTACCTGTTGCAGCCCGGTTGCTGCTGGAGATGTTCTCAGGGGAGCTTTCTTGGTCGGCAGACAGCATCCGACTGCAGATCTCAAACCCGGATCTCAAAGACCACATGGTAGAGCAGTTTAAAGAGCTTCATCACCTCTGGCAGTCCCAGCAGCAATTGCAGCCCATGGTCCAGGCCCCTCCTGTGGCAGGCCTCGATGCAAGCCAGGGGCCCTGGCCCATGCACCCAGTTGGCATGCAATAA